A genome region from Pseudomonas pergaminensis includes the following:
- a CDS encoding SfnB family sulfur acquisition oxidoreductase, which produces MSNLALTPPQSDLDVAPLLLPAAVLRNDAEALKAAHELAQAARLQAAKRDQQRKLPWAQIEQFTRSGLGSISIPREYGGPQVSFVTLADVFAIISAADPALGQIPQNHFGILHLLQGAATERQKKQLFQSVLDGWRIGNGGPERGTKNTLELKARITAEGDGYVISGQKFYSTGALFAHWVAVKALNDDGKQVMAFVRRGTEGLRIIDDWSGFGQRTTASGTVLLDKVPVDAELVVENWRIGETPTIQGAVSQLIQAAIDAGIARGALDDTIAFVRERSRPWIDAKVERASDDLYVIADIGKLKIELHAAEALLRKAGQVLDQVSAAPITAQSAARASIAVAEAKVLTTEVALLVSEKLFELAGSRATLAEFNLDRHWRNARVHTLHDPVRWKYHAIGAYRLNGTLPARHSWI; this is translated from the coding sequence ATGTCTAACTTGGCTCTAACACCCCCCCAGAGTGATCTGGATGTCGCTCCCCTGCTGTTGCCGGCCGCCGTGCTGCGCAACGATGCAGAGGCGCTGAAGGCTGCCCATGAGCTGGCCCAGGCTGCACGCCTGCAAGCCGCCAAACGCGACCAGCAACGCAAGCTGCCGTGGGCACAGATCGAGCAGTTCACCCGCAGTGGGCTGGGCAGTATTTCCATTCCCCGTGAGTACGGCGGGCCGCAGGTGTCGTTCGTGACCCTGGCCGACGTGTTCGCGATCATCAGCGCGGCAGACCCGGCCCTCGGGCAGATCCCGCAGAACCATTTCGGCATCCTGCACCTGTTGCAGGGCGCCGCCACCGAACGCCAGAAAAAGCAGCTGTTCCAGAGCGTCCTCGACGGCTGGCGCATCGGCAATGGCGGCCCGGAACGCGGCACCAAGAACACTCTGGAACTCAAGGCGCGCATCACCGCCGAGGGTGACGGTTATGTGATCAGCGGCCAGAAGTTCTATTCCACCGGCGCATTGTTTGCCCATTGGGTGGCCGTGAAGGCCCTGAACGATGACGGCAAGCAAGTCATGGCGTTCGTGCGTCGTGGCACCGAAGGCCTGCGCATAATTGACGATTGGTCCGGCTTCGGCCAGCGCACCACCGCCAGCGGCACCGTGCTGCTGGACAAGGTGCCGGTGGACGCGGAGCTGGTAGTTGAGAACTGGCGCATCGGCGAAACCCCGACTATCCAGGGCGCCGTCTCGCAGCTGATCCAGGCGGCCATCGACGCCGGCATCGCCCGTGGCGCGCTGGATGACACCATCGCCTTCGTGCGTGAGCGCTCGCGCCCATGGATCGACGCCAAGGTCGAACGCGCCAGCGATGACCTGTATGTAATCGCCGACATCGGCAAGCTGAAGATCGAACTGCACGCCGCCGAAGCCCTGCTGCGCAAGGCCGGCCAGGTGCTGGACCAGGTCAGCGCCGCGCCGATCACCGCGCAGTCCGCTGCGCGCGCATCCATTGCGGTGGCCGAGGCGAAGGTACTGACCACCGAAGTGGCGCTGCTGGTCAGCGAAAAGCTCTTCGAACTGGCCGGCAGCCGCGCCACCCTTGCCGAATTCAACCTCGACCGTCATTGGCGCAACGCCCGCGTGCACACCCTGCACGACCCGGTGCGCTGGAAGTATCACGCCATCGGCGCCTATCGATTGAACGGTACCTTGCCGGCTCGCCATTCCTGGATCTGA
- the tcyN gene encoding L-cystine ABC transporter ATP-binding protein TcyN produces the protein MIVVEKLTKQFKGQVVLNGIDLEVKEGEVIAIIGPSGSGKTTFLRCLNFLEQPTSGRIKVGDIEIDTSKPINQQQSQVRRLRQHVGFVFQSFNLFPHRTALENVIEGPTVVKKMPREAAVALGRKLLARVGLAGKEDAYPRRLSGGQQQRVAIARALAMEPEVILFDEPTSALDPELVGEVLATIRSLAEENRTMVIVTHEMSFARDVANRVIFFDKGVIVEQGEAKALFANPKEERTKQFLSKFLAH, from the coding sequence ATGATCGTGGTTGAAAAACTGACCAAACAATTCAAGGGTCAGGTGGTGCTCAACGGCATCGACCTTGAGGTCAAGGAAGGCGAAGTCATCGCCATCATCGGCCCCAGCGGTTCCGGCAAGACCACCTTCCTGCGCTGCCTGAATTTCCTCGAACAACCCACCAGCGGTCGCATCAAGGTGGGCGACATCGAGATCGACACCAGCAAGCCGATCAACCAGCAACAGAGCCAGGTGCGGCGCCTGCGCCAGCACGTGGGTTTTGTGTTCCAGAGCTTCAACCTGTTCCCCCATCGCACCGCGCTGGAAAACGTCATCGAAGGCCCCACCGTGGTCAAGAAGATGCCCCGCGAGGCCGCTGTTGCGCTGGGGCGCAAGCTGCTGGCCAGGGTCGGCCTGGCGGGCAAGGAAGACGCCTACCCACGGCGCCTGTCCGGTGGCCAACAGCAGCGCGTCGCCATTGCACGGGCGCTGGCCATGGAGCCGGAGGTGATTCTATTCGACGAACCCACCTCGGCCCTCGACCCGGAGTTGGTGGGCGAAGTGCTGGCAACCATTCGCAGCCTCGCCGAGGAAAACCGCACCATGGTCATCGTCACCCACGAGATGAGCTTCGCCCGCGATGTGGCCAATCGGGTGATCTTTTTCGACAAGGGCGTGATCGTGGAGCAAGGCGAAGCCAAGGCACTGTTCGCCAACCCCAAGGAAGAGCGTACCAAACAGTTCCTGAGTAAATTCCTCGCCCACTGA
- the tcyL gene encoding cystine ABC transporter permease — MEAGFQLALDSAPFLLKGAYYTVILSLGGMFFGLLLGFGLALMRLSRFKLVSWLARVYVSFFRGTPLLVQLFLIYYGLPQVGIELDPIPAAMIGFSLNMAAYACEILRAAIGSIERGQWEAAASIGMTRAQTLRRAILPQAMRTALPPLGNSFISLVKDTALAATIQVPELFRQAQLVSARTFEIFTMYLSAALIYWILASILAHLQNRLEDRVNRHDLES, encoded by the coding sequence ATGGAAGCAGGTTTCCAACTCGCGCTGGACTCCGCGCCCTTTCTGCTCAAGGGCGCGTATTACACGGTGATCCTCAGCCTCGGCGGGATGTTTTTCGGCTTGCTGCTGGGCTTCGGCCTGGCCTTGATGCGCCTGTCGCGCTTCAAGTTGGTGAGCTGGCTCGCCCGAGTCTATGTGTCGTTCTTTCGCGGCACGCCCTTGCTGGTACAGCTGTTCCTGATCTACTACGGCTTGCCGCAAGTGGGCATCGAGCTGGATCCGATCCCGGCGGCCATGATCGGCTTTTCGCTGAACATGGCAGCCTACGCCTGTGAAATCCTGCGCGCCGCCATCGGCTCCATCGAGCGTGGCCAGTGGGAAGCCGCCGCCAGTATCGGCATGACCCGTGCGCAGACCCTGCGCCGGGCCATCCTGCCGCAGGCGATGCGCACAGCCCTGCCGCCGCTGGGCAACAGCTTTATTTCGCTGGTCAAGGACACGGCGCTGGCCGCCACCATCCAGGTGCCCGAGCTGTTCCGCCAGGCCCAACTGGTGTCTGCGCGGACCTTCGAAATCTTCACCATGTACCTGTCCGCAGCCCTGATCTACTGGATCCTGGCGAGCATCCTGGCGCATTTGCAGAATCGTCTGGAAGACCGGGTCAACCGGCATGACCTGGAGTCCTGA
- the tcyJ gene encoding cystine ABC transporter substrate-binding protein, producing MTISVFRRTLLVGTLGLALGAGLLGQAVAGEQLDNIKKAGEIKIGLEGTYPPFSFVDESGKLTGFEVELSEALAKELGVKVKLQATPWDGILAALESKRLDAVVNQVTISDARKQKYDFSTPYTVSGIQALTLAKNVDTIKTADDLAGKKIGVGLGTNYEQWLKENQPKAIVKTYNDDPTKFQDLRIGRVDAILIDRLAALEYAKKAKDTAAAGAAFSRQEAGIALRKGEPELLAAVNKALDKLRADGTLKKLSEKYFNADVTQ from the coding sequence ATGACTATTTCTGTATTCCGTCGCACATTGCTGGTTGGCACTTTGGGCCTGGCACTCGGGGCTGGCCTGCTCGGCCAGGCAGTGGCTGGCGAGCAGCTGGATAACATCAAGAAAGCAGGCGAGATCAAGATCGGCCTGGAAGGCACCTACCCACCGTTCAGCTTTGTCGATGAAAGCGGCAAACTCACCGGTTTCGAGGTGGAACTGTCCGAAGCACTGGCCAAAGAGCTGGGCGTGAAGGTCAAGCTGCAAGCGACGCCATGGGACGGCATCCTCGCGGCCCTGGAATCCAAGCGCCTGGACGCGGTGGTCAACCAAGTGACCATCTCCGATGCACGCAAGCAAAAATACGACTTCTCCACGCCTTACACCGTCTCTGGTATCCAGGCGCTGACCCTGGCGAAAAACGTCGACACCATCAAGACCGCCGACGACCTGGCTGGCAAGAAAATCGGTGTGGGCCTGGGCACCAACTACGAACAATGGCTCAAGGAAAACCAACCGAAGGCCATCGTCAAAACCTATAACGATGACCCAACCAAGTTCCAGGACCTGCGCATCGGCCGTGTCGACGCCATTCTGATTGACCGCCTGGCTGCACTGGAATATGCCAAGAAAGCCAAGGACACCGCTGCTGCAGGTGCTGCCTTCTCCCGCCAGGAAGCTGGTATTGCCCTGCGCAAAGGCGAGCCTGAACTGCTGGCTGCTGTGAACAAGGCCCTCGACAAACTGCGCGCCGACGGCACTTTGAAGAAGCTGTCCGAGAAGTACTTCAACGCTGACGTCACTCAATAA
- a CDS encoding D-cysteine desulfhydrase has translation MIKQQLDRFNRLELLGGATALEKLERLSAWSGRDIYVKRDDTTPLAMGGNKLRKLEYLAADAIAQGADTLVTAGAIQSNHVRQTAALAAKLGLGCVALLENPTGTEDPNYLGNGNRLLLELFDAKVELVENLDNVDDQLNALADRLRSNGKKPYLVPIGGSNALGALGYVRAGLELAAQIEASGIAFSAVVLASGSAGTHSGLALALSEVLPNLPVVGVTVSRTDEAQRPKVQGLAERTAELLGVKVPEAFKVILWDEYFGPRYGEPNAGTLAAIKLLASQEGLLLDPVYTGKAMAGLLDGIGCQRFEEGPIIFLHTGGAPALFAYNSVFN, from the coding sequence ATGATCAAACAACAGCTCGACCGTTTTAACCGCCTGGAACTGCTGGGCGGCGCCACTGCCCTGGAAAAACTCGAGCGGCTGTCGGCCTGGTCGGGCAGGGACATCTACGTAAAACGTGACGACACCACGCCGCTGGCCATGGGCGGCAACAAGCTGCGCAAGCTCGAATACCTCGCCGCCGACGCGATCGCCCAGGGCGCCGATACCCTGGTGACCGCCGGCGCGATTCAATCCAACCACGTGCGCCAGACCGCTGCGCTGGCCGCCAAACTCGGCCTGGGCTGCGTCGCGCTGCTCGAAAACCCCACCGGCACCGAGGACCCGAACTACCTGGGCAACGGCAACCGCCTGCTGCTGGAGCTGTTCGACGCCAAGGTGGAATTGGTGGAAAACCTCGACAACGTCGACGACCAGCTCAACGCCCTCGCCGACCGCCTGCGCAGTAACGGCAAGAAACCGTACCTGGTGCCTATCGGCGGCTCCAATGCCCTGGGCGCCCTGGGATACGTGCGCGCCGGGCTAGAGCTGGCGGCGCAGATCGAAGCCAGCGGCATCGCGTTTTCCGCCGTGGTGCTGGCGTCCGGCAGCGCGGGTACCCACAGTGGCCTGGCCCTGGCCTTGAGCGAAGTATTGCCGAACCTGCCGGTGGTTGGCGTCACCGTATCCCGCACCGACGAAGCCCAACGCCCGAAAGTGCAGGGCCTGGCCGAACGCACCGCCGAGTTGCTGGGTGTAAAGGTGCCCGAGGCGTTCAAGGTGATTCTCTGGGATGAATACTTCGGCCCCCGTTATGGCGAGCCGAACGCCGGTACGCTGGCAGCCATCAAGCTGCTCGCCAGCCAGGAAGGCCTGCTGCTGGACCCGGTCTACACTGGCAAGGCCATGGCCGGCTTGTTGGATGGGATCGGGTGTCAGCGTTTTGAAGAGGGTCCGATCATTTTCCTGCATACCGGCGGGGCGCCGGCGTTATTTGCCTACAACTCGGTATTCAATTGA
- the epsC gene encoding serine O-acetyltransferase EpsC: MSERSSHWQLQTIVSQLRGARDQWRTRNGRLSGEHGGRELPSREAVAQILESLCGALFPMRLGPVDLREESEDFYVGHTLDVALNALLAQARLELRYAARQGGQDDSAVDAHAIRLIQDFALALPSLRSLLDTDVLAAYHGDPAARSVDEVLLCYPGILAVIHHRLAHHLYRAGLPLLARISAEIAHSATGIDIHPGAQIGPSFFIDHGTGVVIGETAIIGERVRIYQAVTLGAKRFPADEDGQLQKGHPRHPIVEDDVVIYAGATILGRITIGKGSTIGGNVWLTRSVPAGANITQANLQHDDGTQK, from the coding sequence GTGAGTGAGCGTTCCAGTCATTGGCAATTACAGACCATCGTCAGCCAGTTGCGCGGCGCCCGGGACCAGTGGCGGACGCGCAATGGGCGCTTGAGTGGCGAGCATGGCGGCCGCGAGTTACCCTCGCGCGAAGCCGTGGCGCAGATCCTGGAGTCGCTGTGCGGCGCCTTGTTCCCCATGCGCCTGGGGCCGGTGGACCTGCGAGAAGAAAGCGAAGATTTCTACGTCGGCCACACCCTGGATGTGGCGCTCAATGCGTTGCTCGCCCAGGCCCGCCTGGAGTTGCGTTATGCCGCGCGCCAAGGCGGCCAGGATGACAGTGCTGTCGACGCCCACGCTATCCGCCTGATCCAGGATTTTGCCCTGGCCCTGCCGTCCCTACGCAGTCTGTTGGACACCGACGTGCTGGCCGCCTACCACGGCGACCCCGCCGCTCGCAGCGTGGATGAAGTACTGCTGTGCTACCCCGGGATCCTGGCGGTGATTCACCACCGCCTGGCGCACCACCTGTACCGCGCCGGTTTGCCGTTGTTGGCGCGCATCAGTGCCGAGATCGCCCACTCGGCCACGGGGATCGATATCCACCCCGGTGCGCAAATCGGCCCGAGCTTCTTTATCGACCACGGGACTGGGGTGGTGATCGGTGAAACCGCGATCATCGGCGAGCGGGTGCGCATCTACCAGGCCGTGACCCTGGGTGCCAAACGCTTCCCGGCGGATGAGGACGGGCAGTTGCAGAAGGGCCACCCGCGTCACCCGATTGTCGAGGACGATGTGGTGATCTACGCCGGCGCGACCATCCTGGGGCGCATCACCATCGGCAAGGGCTCGACCATCGGCGGCAACGTGTGGCTGACGCGCAGCGTGCCGGCGGGGGCGAACATCACCCAGGCGAATTTGCAGCATGATGATGGGACGCAGAAGTAA
- the betT gene encoding choline transporter BetT: MNAPVFYFAASFILLFGITVIAIPQQAGAWLLAAQNWAANTVGWYYMLAMTLYLVFVVVTALSGYGKIKLGADHDEPEFSYLSWAGMLFAAGISITLFFFCVSEPLTHLVQPPQGAPMNADAARQAMQILFLHWGLHGWGVFAFVGMALAYFAYRHNLPLALRSALYPLIGKRINGPIGYAVDGFGIIATVFGLGADMGFGVLHLNSGLDYLFGIAHTQWIQVGLITLMMGAAILVAVSGVDKGVRVMSDINMLLACALLLFVLFAGPTQHLLNTLIQNIGDYLGALPTKSFDVYAYDKPSDWLGGWTVFYWAWWIAWSPFVGLFIARISRGRTIREFVFGVLLIPLGFTLAWMSIFGNSAIDQVLNHGLTALGQSAIDDPSMSLYLLLETYPWSKTVIAVTVFISFVFFVTSADSGTVVLSTLSSKGGNADEDGPKWLRVFWGAMTALVTSALLFAGSIDSLKSAVVLTSLPFSMILLLMMWGLHKAFYLESQKQIAQLHSLAPVSGSRKGTGGWRQRLSQAVHFPSRDEVYRFLETTVRPAIEEVTAVFVEKGLSVVTQPDPSNDSVSLEIGHGEEHPFVYQVQMRGYFTPSFARGGMGSKQLNNRRYYRAEVHLSEGSQDYDLVGYTKEQIINDILDQYERHLQFLHLVR, encoded by the coding sequence ATGAATGCGCCCGTCTTCTACTTTGCCGCGAGCTTCATCCTGCTGTTCGGCATCACTGTCATCGCTATTCCGCAACAGGCTGGCGCCTGGCTGCTGGCGGCGCAAAACTGGGCGGCCAATACGGTCGGCTGGTACTACATGCTGGCGATGACCCTGTATCTGGTCTTCGTGGTGGTCACCGCGCTATCGGGCTACGGCAAGATAAAACTCGGTGCCGACCACGACGAGCCCGAATTCAGTTACCTGTCCTGGGCCGGCATGCTGTTCGCCGCTGGGATCAGCATCACGCTGTTCTTCTTCTGTGTGTCCGAGCCGCTGACACACCTGGTGCAACCGCCCCAGGGCGCGCCAATGAACGCCGATGCTGCGCGCCAGGCCATGCAGATCCTGTTTCTGCACTGGGGCCTGCATGGCTGGGGTGTGTTTGCCTTTGTGGGCATGGCCCTGGCGTACTTCGCCTACCGGCATAACTTGCCTCTGGCGCTGCGTTCGGCGCTGTACCCGCTGATCGGCAAGCGCATCAACGGTCCCATCGGTTATGCGGTGGATGGCTTCGGCATCATCGCTACGGTGTTCGGCCTCGGCGCGGACATGGGCTTTGGCGTTTTGCACCTCAACTCCGGGCTCGATTACCTGTTTGGCATCGCCCACACCCAGTGGATCCAGGTCGGCCTGATCACCCTGATGATGGGCGCCGCGATCCTGGTCGCCGTCTCCGGCGTCGACAAGGGCGTGCGGGTGATGTCCGACATCAACATGCTGCTGGCCTGTGCGCTGTTGTTGTTCGTGCTGTTCGCAGGTCCCACCCAGCATTTGCTCAACACTCTGATCCAGAACATCGGTGACTACCTGGGCGCCTTGCCGACCAAGAGTTTCGATGTGTACGCCTACGACAAACCGAGCGACTGGTTGGGTGGTTGGACGGTGTTCTACTGGGCCTGGTGGATCGCATGGTCGCCGTTCGTGGGCCTGTTCATCGCACGGATTTCCCGTGGCCGCACCATCCGTGAGTTCGTGTTCGGCGTGCTGCTGATCCCGTTGGGCTTCACCCTGGCGTGGATGTCGATCTTCGGCAACAGCGCCATCGACCAGGTGCTCAACCACGGGCTGACCGCGCTCGGCCAGTCGGCCATCGATGACCCGTCGATGAGCCTCTACCTGCTGCTGGAAACCTACCCGTGGAGCAAGACCGTCATCGCGGTCACGGTGTTTATCAGCTTTGTGTTCTTCGTCACCTCCGCCGACTCCGGCACCGTGGTGCTGTCGACGCTGTCGTCCAAGGGCGGCAACGCCGACGAAGACGGGCCGAAATGGCTGCGGGTGTTCTGGGGCGCGATGACCGCGCTGGTCACCAGTGCCTTGTTGTTTGCCGGCAGTATCGACTCGCTCAAGTCAGCGGTGGTGCTGACCTCGTTGCCGTTTTCGATGATCTTGCTGCTGATGATGTGGGGGCTGCACAAGGCTTTCTACCTCGAATCGCAGAAGCAGATCGCCCAGCTGCACTCGCTGGCGCCGGTGTCGGGCTCCCGCAAGGGCACTGGCGGTTGGCGTCAGCGCTTGAGCCAGGCGGTGCATTTCCCGTCACGCGACGAGGTGTACCGTTTCCTTGAGACCACGGTGCGCCCGGCGATCGAAGAAGTGACGGCGGTGTTTGTCGAAAAAGGCCTTAGCGTCGTCACCCAGCCCGACCCGTCCAACGACAGCGTCAGCCTGGAAATCGGCCACGGCGAAGAGCATCCATTCGTTTACCAAGTGCAGATGCGCGGCTATTTCACGCCGTCATTTGCACGCGGTGGCATGGGTTCCAAGCAGCTCAACAACCGTCGCTACTACCGGGCGGAAGTGCATTTGAGCGAGGGCAGCCAGGACTACGATCTGGTCGGCTACACCAAGGAACAAATCATCAACGACATTCTCGACCAGTACGAGCGACACTTGCAGTTCCTGCACCTGGTGCGCTGA
- a CDS encoding OprD family outer membrane porin has product MVGAAMASFMLSAHADFIDDSHADVTLLNRYLNQQGRDVVNSNAKAHSIRDWGQGFEFNFKSGYTEGPVGFGLDLQAFYGLKLDSGGDLNDKDHQGRYPGSMFPLDNGKSADQFGVLSPTFKMRFAKDELRVGTLYGNNPILANTDGRLYQQTNTGVQLVSKDLSDFTFTGGDIFKTKIRNETGDQGMITAGGTKESDRFLFGGADYTGIQNTTVSLWYSNLEDYYQQFFLGAKRHDALSVGAIDTDVRVFRSLGVGGNADGDKDFAAAGLYGDGTGKGRINQTTASLLESYSLDGHTVGLGIQKNSGDSDFPYLDSGLNSGDNRQGPGSGADTPALTNMQLNKFQHAGERTWLAQYKYDFGKLGLTGLTFSAAYAHGDDIRTAQGTTSEWERNVAVAYQVPTGTLKGLGVTWKNAHASPDITGATVQDENRFYVSYVVPLW; this is encoded by the coding sequence ATGGTGGGTGCCGCCATGGCGAGCTTTATGCTGTCCGCCCATGCCGATTTTATCGATGACAGCCACGCCGATGTGACCCTGCTCAATCGCTATCTCAACCAGCAGGGGCGTGACGTGGTGAACAGCAACGCCAAGGCCCACAGCATTCGTGATTGGGGCCAGGGGTTCGAGTTCAACTTCAAGTCCGGCTATACCGAAGGCCCAGTGGGTTTTGGCCTGGACCTGCAGGCGTTCTACGGGTTGAAACTGGACTCCGGCGGCGACCTCAACGACAAGGATCACCAGGGCCGCTACCCCGGCAGCATGTTCCCGCTGGACAACGGCAAATCCGCCGACCAGTTCGGCGTGTTGAGCCCGACGTTCAAGATGCGTTTTGCCAAGGATGAGCTGCGTGTCGGCACGCTCTACGGCAACAACCCGATACTCGCCAACACCGACGGGCGCCTGTACCAGCAGACCAATACCGGTGTACAACTGGTGTCCAAGGACCTCAGTGATTTCACCTTCACCGGCGGCGACATCTTCAAGACCAAGATCCGCAACGAAACCGGCGACCAGGGCATGATCACCGCCGGCGGCACCAAAGAGAGTGATCGCTTCCTGTTCGGCGGTGCGGACTACACCGGCATCCAGAACACCACGGTCAGCCTGTGGTATTCCAACCTTGAGGATTACTACCAGCAGTTTTTCCTTGGCGCCAAGCGCCATGACGCCTTGTCCGTCGGCGCCATCGACACCGACGTGCGCGTGTTCCGCAGCCTCGGGGTGGGCGGCAACGCCGACGGTGACAAAGACTTCGCAGCGGCTGGCCTCTACGGTGACGGCACGGGCAAGGGTCGCATCAACCAGACCACCGCGAGCTTGCTTGAGAGCTACAGCCTGGACGGCCATACCGTCGGCCTGGGTATCCAGAAGAACAGTGGCGACAGCGACTTCCCGTACCTGGATTCCGGCCTGAACAGCGGCGACAACCGCCAGGGCCCCGGTTCAGGCGCCGACACCCCGGCGCTGACCAACATGCAGTTGAACAAATTCCAGCACGCCGGTGAGCGCACCTGGCTGGCGCAATACAAATATGACTTCGGCAAACTCGGCCTCACCGGCCTGACGTTCTCCGCTGCCTACGCCCATGGCGATGACATCCGCACGGCGCAGGGCACCACCAGCGAATGGGAGCGTAATGTCGCCGTGGCCTATCAAGTACCCACCGGCACCCTCAAAGGCCTGGGCGTAACCTGGAAAAATGCCCACGCCAGCCCGGACATCACCGGCGCCACCGTGCAAGATGAAAACCGCTTCTATGTGAGTTATGTCGTTCCACTCTGGTAG
- the mgrA gene encoding L-glyceraldehyde 3-phosphate reductase, whose translation MTYIAAENRYESIPYRRVGRSGLVLPALSLGLWHNFGDSTPIDTQRALLRTAFDLGINHFDLANNYGPPYGSAEINFGRLLREDFKHYRDELIISSKAGWDMWPGPYGQGGGSRKYVLASLDQSLQRLGVDYVDIFYSHRFDADTPLEETASALATAVQQGKALYIGISSYSGVKTREIAALLKEWKVPLLIHQPAYNLLNRWVEKDLLDTTEELGAGVIAFTPLAQGLLTDKYLNGVPADARVNRPGGGSLQAKHLSEANIAHVRALNEIAQRRGQSLAQLALAWTLRDPRVTSALIGASRPEQIIENVGALKNLSFSVEELAEIDRFAQEGGINLWEKPSTAE comes from the coding sequence ATGACTTACATTGCTGCCGAAAACCGCTATGAATCTATCCCGTATCGCCGCGTAGGCCGCAGTGGGTTGGTGCTGCCTGCACTGTCCCTGGGCCTGTGGCACAACTTTGGCGACAGCACCCCGATCGACACCCAGCGCGCCTTGCTGCGCACCGCGTTCGACCTGGGCATCAACCACTTCGACCTGGCCAACAACTACGGCCCACCGTACGGCAGCGCCGAGATCAACTTTGGCCGTTTGCTGCGCGAAGACTTCAAGCACTACCGCGATGAACTGATCATCTCCAGCAAGGCGGGCTGGGACATGTGGCCCGGTCCTTACGGCCAGGGCGGTGGCTCGCGCAAATACGTGCTGGCCAGCCTCGACCAGAGCCTGCAACGCCTGGGTGTCGACTATGTGGATATCTTCTATTCCCACCGTTTTGACGCCGACACCCCCCTGGAAGAAACCGCCAGCGCCCTCGCCACTGCCGTACAACAAGGCAAGGCGTTGTACATCGGTATCTCGTCCTACTCAGGGGTAAAAACCCGCGAAATCGCCGCCCTGCTCAAAGAGTGGAAAGTGCCGCTGCTGATTCACCAGCCGGCCTACAACCTGCTCAACCGCTGGGTGGAAAAAGACCTGCTGGACACCACCGAAGAACTCGGTGCCGGGGTGATTGCGTTCACACCGCTGGCTCAAGGGCTGCTGACCGACAAGTACCTCAACGGCGTGCCGGCGGATGCGCGGGTGAATCGTCCGGGGGGTGGTTCGTTGCAGGCCAAGCACCTGTCCGAAGCCAACATCGCCCACGTGCGTGCACTGAATGAAATCGCCCAGCGCCGGGGCCAGAGCCTGGCGCAACTGGCATTGGCCTGGACCCTGCGTGACCCACGAGTGACCAGTGCACTGATCGGTGCGAGCCGGCCGGAGCAGATCATCGAAAACGTCGGTGCGTTGAAGAACTTGAGCTTTAGCGTGGAAGAACTGGCGGAGATCGATCGGTTTGCCCAGGAAGGCGGGATCAACCTGTGGGAAAAGCCGTCTACTGCTGAGTAA
- the tauD gene encoding taurine dioxygenase, whose protein sequence is MSSLTVTPLSTALGAQISGVDITQPLNLEQRDAIEQALLTHSVLFFRDQDINPQQQARFAANFGDLHIHPIYPNVPEQPEVLILDTDVTDVRDNAVWHTDVTFLPTPALGAVLSAKLLPAFGGDTLWASGIAAYEALSEPLKRLLDGLTATHDFTKSFPLERFGNTVEDLARWEETRKKNPPLSHPVVRTHPVSGRKSLFVSDGFTTKINELEPAESEAILKLLFAHATRPEFTIRWRWQENDVAFWDNRVTQHYAVDDYRPQRRVMHRATILGDVPF, encoded by the coding sequence ATGAGCAGCCTGACCGTTACCCCATTAAGCACCGCCCTGGGCGCCCAGATCAGTGGCGTCGATATCACCCAGCCGCTGAACCTCGAACAACGCGACGCCATCGAACAGGCGTTGCTCACCCATTCAGTGCTGTTCTTCCGCGACCAAGACATCAACCCGCAACAACAGGCGCGGTTCGCGGCGAATTTCGGTGACCTGCACATTCACCCGATCTACCCCAACGTGCCGGAACAGCCTGAAGTGTTGATCCTCGACACCGACGTCACCGACGTGCGTGACAACGCCGTGTGGCACACCGACGTGACCTTCCTGCCCACCCCGGCGCTCGGCGCGGTGCTCAGCGCCAAGCTGCTGCCGGCGTTTGGCGGCGATACGCTGTGGGCCAGTGGCATTGCGGCGTATGAGGCGTTGTCCGAGCCGTTAAAACGCTTGCTCGATGGGCTTACCGCCACCCACGACTTCACCAAATCCTTCCCGCTGGAGCGTTTTGGCAACACCGTCGAAGACCTGGCGCGGTGGGAAGAAACCCGCAAGAAGAACCCACCGCTGTCCCACCCGGTGGTGCGTACGCATCCGGTGAGTGGGCGCAAGTCGCTGTTTGTGAGTGATGGGTTTACCACCAAGATCAATGAGCTCGAGCCGGCGGAGAGTGAAGCGATCCTGAAGCTCTTGTTCGCCCACGCGACACGTCCGGAGTTCACCATCCGCTGGCGCTGGCAGGAAAACGATGTGGCGTTCTGGGATAACCGCGTGACGCAGCATTACGCCGTGGACGACTACCGGCCGCAGCGGCGGGTGATGCATCGCGCGACGATCCTGGGGGATGTGCCGTTCTAG